The genomic segment GAGTAACGGCGGTTGAAGAACATAGCCTGCCATTGACGAACGTTACCCAAGAAGTTATTGTTCAGCAAAATCATCTTAACGGGAGCTTTCTGCTCCATCACCGTACCCAGTTCCTGCAAATTCATCTGCAAACCGCCGTCGCCCATAAAGACGCAAACGGTACGGTCGGGACGTCCGAAAGTGGCGCCGATAGCGGCAGGAAGGCCGAAGCCCATTGTACCCAAACCGCCGGAAGTGACAATGCTGCGTTCCTTGCTATATTTAAAGTAGCGGGCAGACATCATTTGGTTCTGTCCCACATCCGTCACCAAAACGGCTTCGTTGTTTGTAGCCTCACTGACGGCACGCACCACCTCACCCATGCTCAGTGTGTCGCCTGCCGGATGCAACTCCGGACGGATCACCTTTTCTTCCTCCATCTGTTCATAAGGCAAGAAGCTGTCGAGCCATTCCTTGTGTCCGGCAGGTTTCAGCAATTCGGTCACTGCAGCCAGGGTATCTTTACAGTTGCCCAATACGGCAACATCCGTTTTCACATTCTTGTCTATCTCTGCCGGATCAATATCGAAATGGATTATTTTTGCCTGCGACGCATACGTGGACAACTTGCCCGTCACACGATCGTCAAAACGCATGCCTACCGCAATCAGCACATCGCACTTATTGGTATTGATATTCGGCCCCAGATTGCCATGCATGCCCAGCATCCCCTTGTTCAAAGGATGCTCTGTTGGCAATGCGGAAAGCCCCAACAAGGTGCAACCGGCAGGCATATCCGCCTTTTCGATGAAAGCACGCAATTCGTTCTGCGCATTGCCAAGCTCCACGCCCTGCCCCACCAGCACCAACGGACGTTCCGCCGCATTTATCAAATCGGCAGCCTGTTGTATGGCTTCCGGTTCCATTTCGGGTACAGGCAGATAGCTGCGCACGTAATCCACTTTGGTAGGCACATATTCCGTCTTATCCACTTGAGCGTTCTTGGCAAAGTCCAGCACAACCGGACCGGGACGTCCGCTCTGCGCTATATAGAAAGCGCGGGCCACTGCCCATGCCACATCTTCCGCACGACGGATCTGATAGCTCCACTTCGTGATGGGCTGCGTAATGCCCACCAGATCCACCTCCTGAAAGGCATCAGTTCCAAGGAATCCCGTAGCAACCTGTCCGGCAATGACAACAACCGGCGTGCTGTCTATCATGGCATCCGCAATACCTGTAATGGTGTTCGTTGCGCCCGGACCGCTGGTAACCAGGCATACGCCCACCTTACCCGACACACGCGCATAGCCTTGTGCCGCATGTGCAGCTCCCTGTTCATGGCGCACCAGAACATGATTCAGATTCTTTCTATGGTCGTATAGAGCATCGAATACGGGCATGATACTGCCACCCGGATAACCGAAAATGGTCTTTACCCCCTGATGTTCCAAAGAACGCATCAATGCTTCCGCGCCTGTTATTAAGTTTTCCATCAAGTCAAGTATATTTCTATTAAAACTTTCTTTAATCTATCAGCCTTACAGCCCCTTTGTCTGCCGAACTCACCATGCTGGCATACGCTTTCAACGCTTTGGACACCCGACGGTCACGCGTCACCGGCGTCATAGGACGTGCAGCCAGTTCCTCATCCGTCAGCTTCACATTGATAGAACGGTTCGGTATATCTATCTCGATGATGTCGCCGTCCTGAATCTTACCGATATTGCCGCCCGCCGCAGCTTCGGGAGAGATGTGTCCGATGCTC from the Bacteroides eggerthii genome contains:
- the ilvB gene encoding biosynthetic-type acetolactate synthase large subunit yields the protein MENLITGAEALMRSLEHQGVKTIFGYPGGSIMPVFDALYDHRKNLNHVLVRHEQGAAHAAQGYARVSGKVGVCLVTSGPGATNTITGIADAMIDSTPVVVIAGQVATGFLGTDAFQEVDLVGITQPITKWSYQIRRAEDVAWAVARAFYIAQSGRPGPVVLDFAKNAQVDKTEYVPTKVDYVRSYLPVPEMEPEAIQQAADLINAAERPLVLVGQGVELGNAQNELRAFIEKADMPAGCTLLGLSALPTEHPLNKGMLGMHGNLGPNINTNKCDVLIAVGMRFDDRVTGKLSTYASQAKIIHFDIDPAEIDKNVKTDVAVLGNCKDTLAAVTELLKPAGHKEWLDSFLPYEQMEEEKVIRPELHPAGDTLSMGEVVRAVSEATNNEAVLVTDVGQNQMMSARYFKYSKERSIVTSGGLGTMGFGLPAAIGATFGRPDRTVCVFMGDGGLQMNLQELGTVMEQKAPVKMILLNNNFLGNVRQWQAMFFNRRYSFTPMMNPDYLKIASAYGIPARRALTRKELAEAIEEMISTDGPFLLEACVEEEGNVMPMTPPGGSVNQMLLEC